The Sinorhizobium fredii USDA 257 region ATGGCGGGACAGGGCCGCGCGCCGTCGGCGGTCTCGCAGCATGCTGCGGAAAATTCTGCGCCGCGGCTTCTTCGCGCTGCTGGCCCTTCTCGCCGTCTTCGTCGCCGGCTTCCTGCAATTCGCCGACACGGTTGCCTCGATGCAACCGCCTCCAGCGCCCCGTGCGGATGGGATCGTCGTCTTGACCGGCGGCTTCCAGCGTATCGAGCAGGCGGTCGAGCTTCTGAAGTCCGGCGCCGGCAGGCGGCTTCTGATTTCCGGCGTCCATCCGGCGACGACGGGGAGCCAGATACGCCGCAACACGCAAAGCTCGGCCGACCTCTTCAGATGCTGCGTCGATATCGGCCATGAAGCGATCGACACGATCGGCAACGCAACCGAGGCCGGGCAATGGATTCACGACCGCGGCTATCGGAGCATCCTCGTCGTCACCAACAACTACCATATGCCGCGCAGCCTTCTCGAATTGCGCCGCGTCCGGCCGGACACGGAGTTCATTGCCTATCCAGTCGTCAATTCGGATTTGAAGACGTCCAACTGGCTGCGCAATCCGCTCTTCATCAAGGCCATCCTGCTCGAATACGCCAAGTATTCCATCGCGTCATTGCGGGATCTTGCGAGCGAGCACTTGGGAAATAATTAGAGAATCAACGTCTCGCATGCCATCGGGCGGAAGAGTAGCGCACTGGACCTGAAGAACTGTTTTCCTCCGTGCGAGTTTCGTGTAGGCAGCGGAACGGCCAACCGTCTCGCGGTCAGCGTCGCGTTCCCATCGAGAGCCTGCCTGATGATCATCCTGCGTTCGATCCTCTTCAACCTGGTCTTCTATGCCAATCTGATCGTCCAGATGATCGTGCTGACCCCGATCTATTTTCTGGTGCCGCGCAAGACCGCTTGGTTCGTGCCGAAGAACTGGGTGCGCAGCAACCACTGGCTCCAGGCGAAGATCGTCGGAACGACCTTCGAGATCGAGGGTCTCGAGAATGTCCCCGACGGCGCCTACATCTTCGCGCCGAAGCACCAGTCCTTCTGGGACGCTTATGCGCTTCTGCCCTGGCTCGACGATCCCTTCTACATCCTCAAGCGCGAGCTGACCTGGATTCCGCTTTTCGGCTGGTACATCATCAAGCAGCGGATGGTGCCGGTGAACCGCGCCGCCCGGGGCAAGGCGATGACGGAGGTCATGGATCGCACCAAGCGGGAAATGGCAACCGGACGTCAACTGATCATTTATCCGGAAGGCACGCGGCGCCCACCCGGCGCCCCGCCGGAATACAAATACGGCATTGCCCGGCTTTATCGGGACCTGCAGGTGCCGGTTGTCCCGGTCGCCATGCATCCAGGCCTGTTCTGGCCACGCCGCAAGTTCCTGCGCTTTCCCGGCCACTTCAAGGTGCGTGTCTTGCCGCCGATCGAAGCAGGACTGGATCCGGACGCCTTTCTGGCCAAGCTGGTCGCGGTGACCGAGGCCGCAAGCGACGAGCTTCTCGTCGAGACCGTCAGGGCCAATCCGCATCTGCCCTTGCCGCCGACGGCGGAACAACGGCTGCGCGAGCTCGGCGCCGATCAAGCCTGAGCCGACGCTGGTTCGCCGGCGATGAGGTTGGCGGCGACCTCCTCGAGCCAGTGGTCCCGGATGCCCATCTCCCTGAGGTGGGCCAGCGTGTTGAGCACGTATTCCCTGTTGTGCCCCGACTTGCCCACGGCGGTTGCGACCGTCGCGGCTGCCGCATCCGCGGTTAGCGCACCGGCATATTGCACGTGATTGCGGTCGATCACATAGGCAAGCGCCGGCACGCGGCGACCGTCGGAGAGCTGTACCGGCATGGTCCGCTCCTTGTAGACATGGGTGACCAGTTCCCGCTCACGCAGATAGTCCGTCACCTCCGCCCTCTCGGCGGAGGCGACGCGAAACGCCATGCCTATGCAGGAGCCGCCATAGTCCAGCCCGAGCACGAGGCCGGGATGCCGCTCGGTGCCGCGATGCACCCAGGAGTGGACGCAGAGGGAGCGGCGATAACCGAAGGCCCGTGCCGTCTGCTTCTCCTCGAAGCGAAAGCCCGGATTCCACATCAATGAGCCGTAGCCAAAGACCCAAAATTCGTCCATATCCGCTGCCATTCAATCGATGTTGCCGCACTCGCCGAATCACCAACGGGCAAGGCAGCGGCCGACCAGAACTTTCTAGAGCGGGATGGGCAAAGGTGTGAAGCAGTTTTCCGCCTTCATCCCGTCGTAACATCTTGAGACCTTCTGCATGTTTCCTTGGATCGGAGCCTATCCAAGGAAACATGCAGCAATTCAGAGTGCTACAGCGACCTTTGTGCGTCTGATAAGACGCATGGCGCTGTAGAACGCGGCGCGGAAGAAAGATCCCGCGTATGCCGTGCATAAGTTAGTTTGCGGGAACGGAACCGGCCACCCGCAAAGCCGATTCCGACGCAGCAAGTGGAGTATGCGATACCATGACGGTAACCGAGGTCGACAATGGGCGGCCCGCCAGCCGGAAGTTTCTCTGGCTCGCAACGGGCATCATTCTTGTCGCCGGCATCTATTCCGGCGCCTGGTTCGTCGCCGCCGACCAGATCGAGAAACGGCTGCCGGCCTACCTGGCGGAAAAGCAGGCGAGCAGCCTTGGCGGCGAGTGCACCGACCTGGAGGTGCGCGGTTTTCCGTTCCGCATCGGCCTCTTCTGCGACAAGGTGCGCCTCGACGACACCCGCCACGGTGCGTCCGCATCCTTCGGTGCCCTGAGAACGGCGGCGCAGGTCTACCAGCCGGGACGCGCCGTCGTCGAACTCGATGGCCCCGCTGAAATCCGGGTCTCGCCCGGCGTTTCGGTGTCTGCCGATTGGACGCTCCTGCGTGCCAGTCTCGCCGCGACGCTCTCGGGCCTCGACCGTACGTCGATTGCCTATGACAACCTGACCGGCACGGTCCGTTCGCCGCTCATGGGCAAGGGCGTGGGCTTCGGCGCGAGCCACGGGGAAGTCCATCTGCGCCAGACCGGCGCAGATCTCGACGCGGCCCTCAGCGTCGAGAAACTCGACCTACGCCCGGAGGAAGGACCGAGCCTCGCCCCGCCCGCCAATGTTACGGCGGATCTCACGGTCTCGGGCAAAGCCGAATGGCTGCAGGGCGCCTCCGTCGCGCCGCACATGCTTCGCGGCACGAAGGGGGAACTGCGCCAACTGACGCTGGATGCGGGCGAGGGGATGACCGCCAAGCTCTCCGGGCCCTTCTCGGTCAACGATCAGGGGCTCATCTCGGGCGAATTCGCACTGACCTTGGTCAATATCAGCACCTGGCGGGAGAACCTCGTGAAGGCCATTCCCGAGGAAACCGACCTCATCAACAACGTCGCCAACGTGTTGGCCGCGCTCGCCGCTGGCAAAAACGAGGCGACCGTCAAGCTCAATGTGCGCGACGGAACCGCCTTTCTGGCTTTCGTTCCGATCGGTGTACTGCCGGCGCTTTGAACCCGACCGTCAGGTCTACTTCTGATCCATGGCATGCCGGCCGAAGTCCGGCATCGCCGTGTCCTGACCGGCTTGGATGATCGACCGGCGGATCGTCCGGGTGCGGGTGAAGAGATCGAACAGCTTGTCGCCGTCGCCCCAGCGGATCGCGCGCTGCAGCGAGGCAAGGTCCTCCGAGAAGCGCGCCAGCATTTCGAGGATCGCATCCTTGTTGTGCAGGCAGACGTCGCGCCACATGGTCGGATCCGAGGCGGCAAGACGGGTGAAATCGCGGAAACCGGAGGCCGAATATTTGATCACTTCCGACTCGGTCACGGTGGCGAGGTCGTCCGCCGTGCCGACGATGTTGTAGGCGATGATGTGCGGCAAGTGCGAGACGATCGCCAGCACCTTGTCGTGATGCTCGGGATCCATCTCGTCGACCATCGAGCCGAGCGCCTCCCAGAAAAGCCGGAGTTTGGCGACTGCCTCCTCATCCGTGCCCGGGGGCGGCGTCAGGATGCACCAGCGGCCGCGGAAAAGCCCGGCAAAGCCGGCATCCGGACCGGAGTGCTCCGTACCGGCGATCGGGTGACCGGGCACGAAATGCACCGTGTCCGGCAGATGCGGCGCCATCTGCGCGATCACCGAGCCCTTCGTCGAGCCGACATCGGTGACGATCGCACCAGGCTTCAGATGCGCGGCGATTTCAGCGGCGACGGCGCCCGACGCGCCGACCGGCACGGAGACGACGACGAGATCGGCATTCTTCACCGCCTCGGCGGCCGAGAGCGTGTAGCGATGCCCGAGGCCGAGCTGCTCGGCGCGCTTCAGCGTTGCTTCGCTGCGGGTGGCGACGACGATCGTTCCGGCGAGTTGCCTGTCGAGGATATCCCGCGCGATCGACGAGCCGATCAGGCCGATGCCGATGAGGGCGATGGTTTCGAACTGCTGAGCCATCATTTCCGTCCCATGAATTCTGTTAGGGCCGCGATCACGCCCTCGTTCGCCTCTTCCGAGCCGATGGTCATGCGGAGCGCATTGGGGAAGCCATAAGCCCGCACTGCGCGCAGAATGAACCCACGGCCCGTCAGGAATGCATCCGCTTCCTCGGTCGATTGACCGCCGGCCTCCGGGAAATGGATCAGCACGAAATTGGTGACCGAAGGCGTGACGCGCAGGCCGATCGCCGTCAGCGCCTCGCTTACCCTCGGCAGCCAGGCCAAGTTGTGATCGAGCGCAGTCACGACGAAGGCTTGGTCTCGGATCGCCGCCGCTCCGGCCGCAATCGCCGGCGCACTGAGGTTGAACGGGCCGCGCACGCGGTCCAATGCATCGACGACCTCGCGCGGCGCATACATCCAGCCGATACGCAGGCCGGCAAGGCCGTAGATCTTAGAGAAGGTGCGTGTCATCACCACGTTGCGGTTGGCCGAAACCAGCTCGATTCCCGCCTCGTA contains the following coding sequences:
- a CDS encoding YdcF family protein; this translates as MADRGKWRDRAARRRRSRSMLRKILRRGFFALLALLAVFVAGFLQFADTVASMQPPPAPRADGIVVLTGGFQRIEQAVELLKSGAGRRLLISGVHPATTGSQIRRNTQSSADLFRCCVDIGHEAIDTIGNATEAGQWIHDRGYRSILVVTNNYHMPRSLLELRRVRPDTEFIAYPVVNSDLKTSNWLRNPLFIKAILLEYAKYSIASLRDLASEHLGNN
- a CDS encoding lysophospholipid acyltransferase family protein, encoding MIILRSILFNLVFYANLIVQMIVLTPIYFLVPRKTAWFVPKNWVRSNHWLQAKIVGTTFEIEGLENVPDGAYIFAPKHQSFWDAYALLPWLDDPFYILKRELTWIPLFGWYIIKQRMVPVNRAARGKAMTEVMDRTKREMATGRQLIIYPEGTRRPPGAPPEYKYGIARLYRDLQVPVVPVAMHPGLFWPRRKFLRFPGHFKVRVLPPIEAGLDPDAFLAKLVAVTEAASDELLVETVRANPHLPLPPTAEQRLRELGADQA
- a CDS encoding gamma-glutamylcyclotransferase, with the protein product MAADMDEFWVFGYGSLMWNPGFRFEEKQTARAFGYRRSLCVHSWVHRGTERHPGLVLGLDYGGSCIGMAFRVASAERAEVTDYLRERELVTHVYKERTMPVQLSDGRRVPALAYVIDRNHVQYAGALTADAAAATVATAVGKSGHNREYVLNTLAHLREMGIRDHWLEEVAANLIAGEPASAQA
- a CDS encoding DUF2125 domain-containing protein, whose product is MTVTEVDNGRPASRKFLWLATGIILVAGIYSGAWFVAADQIEKRLPAYLAEKQASSLGGECTDLEVRGFPFRIGLFCDKVRLDDTRHGASASFGALRTAAQVYQPGRAVVELDGPAEIRVSPGVSVSADWTLLRASLAATLSGLDRTSIAYDNLTGTVRSPLMGKGVGFGASHGEVHLRQTGADLDAALSVEKLDLRPEEGPSLAPPANVTADLTVSGKAEWLQGASVAPHMLRGTKGELRQLTLDAGEGMTAKLSGPFSVNDQGLISGEFALTLVNISTWRENLVKAIPEETDLINNVANVLAALAAGKNEATVKLNVRDGTAFLAFVPIGVLPAL
- a CDS encoding prephenate/arogenate dehydrogenase family protein, whose product is MMAQQFETIALIGIGLIGSSIARDILDRQLAGTIVVATRSEATLKRAEQLGLGHRYTLSAAEAVKNADLVVVSVPVGASGAVAAEIAAHLKPGAIVTDVGSTKGSVIAQMAPHLPDTVHFVPGHPIAGTEHSGPDAGFAGLFRGRWCILTPPPGTDEEAVAKLRLFWEALGSMVDEMDPEHHDKVLAIVSHLPHIIAYNIVGTADDLATVTESEVIKYSASGFRDFTRLAASDPTMWRDVCLHNKDAILEMLARFSEDLASLQRAIRWGDGDKLFDLFTRTRTIRRSIIQAGQDTAMPDFGRHAMDQK